A genome region from Cucumis sativus cultivar 9930 chromosome 4, Cucumber_9930_V3, whole genome shotgun sequence includes the following:
- the LOC101221173 gene encoding CBL-interacting serine/threonine-protein kinase 3 isoform X2: protein MRRSGVNQPKVKRLVGKYEMGRTIGEGTFAKVKFAKNSETGEHVAIKILDKEKVLKHKMAEQIKREIATMKLIQHPHVVQLFEVMGSKTKIFIVLEFVTGGELFDKIVNHGRMSENEARRYFQQLINAVDYCHSRGVYHRDLKPENLLLDAYGNLKVSDFGLSALSQQVKDDGLLHTTCGTPNYVAPEVLNDRGYDGATADLWSCGVILFVLLAGYLPFDDSNLMNLYKKISAAEFTCPPWLSLDAMKLIARILDPNPMTRITIPEILEDEWFKKDYKPPVFEEQKIANLDDVEAVFKDSEEHHVTEKKEEHPAAMNAFELISMSKGLNLANLFGTEQEFKRETRFTSKCSANEIVNKIEEAAKPLGFDVQKKNYKMRLENVKAGRKGNLNVATEILQVAPSVHVVEMRKAKGDTLEFHKFYKNLSTSLEDVVWKTEEDMQETK, encoded by the exons ATGAGAAGATCAGGTGTAAACCAACCAAAAGTCAAGCGTCTTGTTGGAAAATATGAAATGGGTCGAACAATTGGTGAAGGTACATTTGCAAAAGTGAAATTTGCCAAAAATTCTGAGACTGGGGAACATGTAGCGATAAAGATCCTTGACAAAGAGAAAGTTCTGAAGCACAAGATGGCTGAACAG ATAAAGCGGGAAATTGCCACGATGAAACTAATACAGCATCCACATGTCGTCCAATTGTTTGAg gTGATGGGGAGCAAAACAAagatatttattgttttggagtttgttacTGGCGGAGAActttttgataaaatt GTAAATCATGGACGGATGAGTGAAAATGAGGCACGGAGATATTTCCAGCAACTTATAAATGCTGTTGATTATTGTCATAGCAGGGGTGTTTACCACAGAGATCTTAAG ccagaaaatttattgttagaTGCCTACGGGAATCTTAAAGTGTCTGACTTTGGCTTGAGTGCATTATCACAACAAGTTAAG GATGATGGCCTGCTTCACACTACTTGTGGAACTCCAAACTATGTTGCTCCCGAG GTCCTTAATGATAGAGGCTACGATGGTGCAACTGCAGACTTATGGTCTTGTGGAGTCATACTCTTCGTACTGCTTGCAGGTTACTTGCCTTTTGATGATTCTAATCTCATGAACCTTTATAAAAAG ATCTCGGCTGCTGAGTTTACTTGTCCTCCATGGCTTTCTTTAGATGCCATGAAATTGATAGCCCGAATTTTGGATCCCAACCCAATGACT CGCATCACTATACCAGAAATTTTGGAAGATGAATggtttaaaaaagattataaacCCCCTGTTTTTGAGGAGCAGAAGATTGCAAACTTGGATGATGTAGAAGCTGTCTTTAAAGATTCAGAA GAACACCATGTGAcagagaagaaggaagaacaCCCAGCAGCTATGAATGCCTTCGAGTTAATTTCAATGTCAAAGGGGCTCAACCTGGCAAATTTATTTGGTACAGAACAG GAATTCAAGAGAGAAACAAGGTTCACCTCTAAATGTTCAGCTAATGAAATTGTAAATAAGATCGAGGAAGCTGCCAAACCTCTTGGTTTTGatgtacaaaagaaaaattacaag ATGAGGCTTGAAAATGTGAAAGCCGGTCGGAAGGGAAACCTTAATGTTGCGACAGAG ATTTTGCAAGTCGCGCCTTCTGTCCATGTGGTTGAGATGCGAAAAGCAAAGGGAGACACTCTAGAGTTTCACAAG TTCTACAAAAACCTTTCCACCTCTCTGGAGGATGTTGTTTGGAAGACTGAGGAAGACATGCAAGAAACAAAGTGA
- the LOC101221173 gene encoding CBL-interacting serine/threonine-protein kinase 3 isoform X3 yields MKLIQHPHVVQLFEVMGSKTKIFIVLEFVTGGELFDKIVNHGRMSENEARRYFQQLINAVDYCHSRGVYHRDLKPENLLLDAYGNLKVSDFGLSALSQQVKDDGLLHTTCGTPNYVAPEVLNDRGYDGATADLWSCGVILFVLLAGYLPFDDSNLMNLYKKASISFLPFLYFFKLNPTSLHICIVHFYYMQISAAEFTCPPWLSLDAMKLIARILDPNPMTRITIPEILEDEWFKKDYKPPVFEEQKIANLDDVEAVFKDSEEHHVTEKKEEHPAAMNAFELISMSKGLNLANLFGTEQEFKRETRFTSKCSANEIVNKIEEAAKPLGFDVQKKNYKMRLENVKAGRKGNLNVATEILQVAPSVHVVEMRKAKGDTLEFHKFYKNLSTSLEDVVWKTEEDMQETK; encoded by the exons ATGAAACTAATACAGCATCCACATGTCGTCCAATTGTTTGAg gTGATGGGGAGCAAAACAAagatatttattgttttggagtttgttacTGGCGGAGAActttttgataaaatt GTAAATCATGGACGGATGAGTGAAAATGAGGCACGGAGATATTTCCAGCAACTTATAAATGCTGTTGATTATTGTCATAGCAGGGGTGTTTACCACAGAGATCTTAAG ccagaaaatttattgttagaTGCCTACGGGAATCTTAAAGTGTCTGACTTTGGCTTGAGTGCATTATCACAACAAGTTAAG GATGATGGCCTGCTTCACACTACTTGTGGAACTCCAAACTATGTTGCTCCCGAG GTCCTTAATGATAGAGGCTACGATGGTGCAACTGCAGACTTATGGTCTTGTGGAGTCATACTCTTCGTACTGCTTGCAGGTTACTTGCCTTTTGATGATTCTAATCTCATGAACCTTTATAAAAAGGCGagcatttcttttttaccttttctttacttttttaaattaaatcctACTTCTCTTCACATTTGCATTGTTCACTTCTATTATATGCAGATCTCGGCTGCTGAGTTTACTTGTCCTCCATGGCTTTCTTTAGATGCCATGAAATTGATAGCCCGAATTTTGGATCCCAACCCAATGACT CGCATCACTATACCAGAAATTTTGGAAGATGAATggtttaaaaaagattataaacCCCCTGTTTTTGAGGAGCAGAAGATTGCAAACTTGGATGATGTAGAAGCTGTCTTTAAAGATTCAGAA GAACACCATGTGAcagagaagaaggaagaacaCCCAGCAGCTATGAATGCCTTCGAGTTAATTTCAATGTCAAAGGGGCTCAACCTGGCAAATTTATTTGGTACAGAACAG GAATTCAAGAGAGAAACAAGGTTCACCTCTAAATGTTCAGCTAATGAAATTGTAAATAAGATCGAGGAAGCTGCCAAACCTCTTGGTTTTGatgtacaaaagaaaaattacaag ATGAGGCTTGAAAATGTGAAAGCCGGTCGGAAGGGAAACCTTAATGTTGCGACAGAG ATTTTGCAAGTCGCGCCTTCTGTCCATGTGGTTGAGATGCGAAAAGCAAAGGGAGACACTCTAGAGTTTCACAAG TTCTACAAAAACCTTTCCACCTCTCTGGAGGATGTTGTTTGGAAGACTGAGGAAGACATGCAAGAAACAAAGTGA
- the LOC101220936 gene encoding LOW QUALITY PROTEIN: cyclin-dependent kinase C-2 (The sequence of the model RefSeq protein was modified relative to this genomic sequence to represent the inferred CDS: inserted 1 base in 1 codon) yields MAVTAPGQLNVNESPSWGSRSVDCFEKLEQIGEGTYGQVYMARELKTGEIVALKKIRMDNEREGFPITAIREIKILKKLHHENVIKLKEIVTSPGPEKDEQGKPDGNKYKGGIYMVFEYMDHDLTGLADRPGMRFSVPQIKCYMRQLLTGLHYCHVNQVLHRDIKGSNLLIDNEGNLKLADFGLARSFSNDHNANLTNRVITLWYRPPELLLGSTKYGPAVDMWSVGCIFAELLHGKPIFPGKDEPEQLNKIFELCGAPDEVNWPGVSKIPWYNNFKPTRPMKRRIREVFRHFDRHALELLEKMLTLDPSQRISAKDALDAEYFWTDPLPCDPKSLPKYESSHEFQTKKKRQQQRQHEETAKRQKLQHPQHARLPPIQQSGQAHAQMRPVPNQPIHGSQQPVAAGPSHHFVKPRGXPGPGRYPGGNPPSGYNHSSRGGQGGYGNTQYAQGRGGAYGSGSMSGAGPRGGAGGGGGYGVGAPNYPQNGPYPGSSGTGRGSNVMGGNRNQQYGWQQ; encoded by the exons ATGGCTGTAACAGCCCCAGGGCAGCTTAACGTGAACGAATCTCCTTCTTGGGGGTCTAGAAGTGTCGACTGCTTTGAAAAACTGGAGCAGATTGGTGAAGGCACTTATGG TCAAGTTTACATGGCTAGAGAATTGAAAACAGGTGAAATTGTTGCActgaagaaaataagaatggATAATGAAAGGGAGGGG TTCCCTATTACTGCAATACgcgaaatcaaaattttaaagaagcTTCATCACGAAAATGTAATCAAGCTGAAAGAGATTGTGACATCTCCAg GTCCTGAGAAGGATGAACAAGGGAAGCCAG ATGGTAATAAGTACAAAGGTGGAATCTACATGGTTTTTGAGTACATGGACCATGATTTGACTGGCCTGGCTGATCGTCCAGGGATGAGATTTTCAGTTCCTCAAATCAAG TGTTACATGAGGCAGCTTCTCACAGGGCTTCACTATTGTCATGTAAATCAAGTACTCCATAGAGATATAAAAG GGTCAAATCTGCTTATTGACAACGAAGGAAATCTGAAGCTTGCAGATTTTGGGCTTGCCCGATCATTTTCTAATGATCACAATGCAAATCTAACAAATCGTGTCATTACCTTATGGTACAG ACCTCCTGAACTGCTGCTTGGGTCAACCAAATACGGTCCAGCTGTAGATATGTGGTCTGTTGGCTGTATCTTTGCAGAGCTTCTACATGGGAAGCCAATATTCCCTGGGAAGGATGAG CCGGAGCAATTAAACAAGATTTTTGAGCTGTGTGGTGCTCCGGATGAAGTCAATTGGCCTGGGGTTTCTAAAATCCCTTGGTACAATAATTTCAAGCCCACGAGGCCAATGAAGAGACGTATTAGAGAAGTTTTCCGGCA tttTGATCGTCATGCTTTAGAACTGTTGGAGAAGATGCTTACACTTGATCCTTCCCAG AGGATATCTGCCAAGGATGCCCTAGATGCGGAGTATTTTTGGACAGATCCATTGCCTTGTGATCCTAAAAG TTTGCCTAAGTATGAATCATCACACGAGTTCCAGACAAAGAAGAAGCGTCAACAGCAACGACAACATGAAGAAACTGCAAAGCGACAGAAGTTGCAACACCCACAGCATGCACGCCTTCCACCTATTCAGCAGTCTGGACAAGCACACGCACAAATGCGACCAGTACCTAACCAACCTATTCATGGGTCTCAACAACCAGTTGCTGCAGGGCCTAGCCATCATTTTGTAAAGCCTCGTG CCCCAGGTCCTGGTAGGTATCCTGGTGGAAATCCCCCTTCTGGATACAACCACTCAAGTCGTGGTGGTCAAGGTGGTTATGGTAACACACAATATGCTCAAGGACGAGGTGGTGCCTATGGGTCTGGTAGCATGTCTGGTGCTGGTCCTCGAGGAGGAGCTGGAGGTGGTGGTGGTTATGGCGTGGGGGCTCCAAATTACCCACAGAATGGTCCATATCCTGGTAGTTCTGGTACTGGTCGTGGCTCCAATGTGATGGGCGGAAACCGCAACCAACAATATGGATGGCAGCAATAG
- the LOC101221173 gene encoding CBL-interacting serine/threonine-protein kinase 3 isoform X1: MRRSGVNQPKVKRLVGKYEMGRTIGEGTFAKVKFAKNSETGEHVAIKILDKEKVLKHKMAEQIKREIATMKLIQHPHVVQLFEVMGSKTKIFIVLEFVTGGELFDKIVNHGRMSENEARRYFQQLINAVDYCHSRGVYHRDLKPENLLLDAYGNLKVSDFGLSALSQQVKDDGLLHTTCGTPNYVAPEVLNDRGYDGATADLWSCGVILFVLLAGYLPFDDSNLMNLYKKASISFLPFLYFFKLNPTSLHICIVHFYYMQISAAEFTCPPWLSLDAMKLIARILDPNPMTRITIPEILEDEWFKKDYKPPVFEEQKIANLDDVEAVFKDSEEHHVTEKKEEHPAAMNAFELISMSKGLNLANLFGTEQEFKRETRFTSKCSANEIVNKIEEAAKPLGFDVQKKNYKMRLENVKAGRKGNLNVATEILQVAPSVHVVEMRKAKGDTLEFHKFYKNLSTSLEDVVWKTEEDMQETK; encoded by the exons ATGAGAAGATCAGGTGTAAACCAACCAAAAGTCAAGCGTCTTGTTGGAAAATATGAAATGGGTCGAACAATTGGTGAAGGTACATTTGCAAAAGTGAAATTTGCCAAAAATTCTGAGACTGGGGAACATGTAGCGATAAAGATCCTTGACAAAGAGAAAGTTCTGAAGCACAAGATGGCTGAACAG ATAAAGCGGGAAATTGCCACGATGAAACTAATACAGCATCCACATGTCGTCCAATTGTTTGAg gTGATGGGGAGCAAAACAAagatatttattgttttggagtttgttacTGGCGGAGAActttttgataaaatt GTAAATCATGGACGGATGAGTGAAAATGAGGCACGGAGATATTTCCAGCAACTTATAAATGCTGTTGATTATTGTCATAGCAGGGGTGTTTACCACAGAGATCTTAAG ccagaaaatttattgttagaTGCCTACGGGAATCTTAAAGTGTCTGACTTTGGCTTGAGTGCATTATCACAACAAGTTAAG GATGATGGCCTGCTTCACACTACTTGTGGAACTCCAAACTATGTTGCTCCCGAG GTCCTTAATGATAGAGGCTACGATGGTGCAACTGCAGACTTATGGTCTTGTGGAGTCATACTCTTCGTACTGCTTGCAGGTTACTTGCCTTTTGATGATTCTAATCTCATGAACCTTTATAAAAAGGCGagcatttcttttttaccttttctttacttttttaaattaaatcctACTTCTCTTCACATTTGCATTGTTCACTTCTATTATATGCAGATCTCGGCTGCTGAGTTTACTTGTCCTCCATGGCTTTCTTTAGATGCCATGAAATTGATAGCCCGAATTTTGGATCCCAACCCAATGACT CGCATCACTATACCAGAAATTTTGGAAGATGAATggtttaaaaaagattataaacCCCCTGTTTTTGAGGAGCAGAAGATTGCAAACTTGGATGATGTAGAAGCTGTCTTTAAAGATTCAGAA GAACACCATGTGAcagagaagaaggaagaacaCCCAGCAGCTATGAATGCCTTCGAGTTAATTTCAATGTCAAAGGGGCTCAACCTGGCAAATTTATTTGGTACAGAACAG GAATTCAAGAGAGAAACAAGGTTCACCTCTAAATGTTCAGCTAATGAAATTGTAAATAAGATCGAGGAAGCTGCCAAACCTCTTGGTTTTGatgtacaaaagaaaaattacaag ATGAGGCTTGAAAATGTGAAAGCCGGTCGGAAGGGAAACCTTAATGTTGCGACAGAG ATTTTGCAAGTCGCGCCTTCTGTCCATGTGGTTGAGATGCGAAAAGCAAAGGGAGACACTCTAGAGTTTCACAAG TTCTACAAAAACCTTTCCACCTCTCTGGAGGATGTTGTTTGGAAGACTGAGGAAGACATGCAAGAAACAAAGTGA
- the LOC101203270 gene encoding probable serine/threonine-protein kinase PBL3, protein MGICCAKPAKLAHASSSIISGTDNKNSKSNVESINCNSKTVNFTSSAPVIKPKFDVSGASALKSFSFIDLKNATKNFRSESLLGEGGFGCVFKGWIDEHSYLPTKPGTGIVVAVKKLKRESLQGYKEWLAEVNYLGQLRHENLVRLIGYCSESDNRLLVYEYMPKGSLENHLFRKGVTPISWRVRMDIAVDVARGLAFLHSSEPNVIYRDLKASNILLDSEFNAKLSDFGLAREGPTGDKTHVSTRVMGTRGYAAPEYVATGHLTPKSDVYSFGVVLLELLSGKRALDHEKVGRVEETLVDWGKPLLSDGKRMLRIMDTRMGGQYSRKEAQAAASLALNCLHTDPKNRPSMAEVLDELERLHTAKDILGTPNAHAIRRTPPSRFQS, encoded by the exons ATGGGAATCTGCTGCGCTAAACCTGCTAAGCTTGCTCATGCTTCTTCCAGCATTATTTCTG GAACGgataacaaaaatagtaaGTCCAACGTGGAATCGATCAATTGTAATTCGAAAACTGTAAATTTTACCTCGAGTGCGCCTGTCATCAAACCGAAATTCGATGTGTCCGGTGCCTCTGCTCTCAAATCTTTTAGCTTCATTGATCTCAAGAATGCTACCAAGAACTTCCGTAGTGAAAGTTTACTTGGTGAGGGAGGATTTGGATGCGTGTTTAAAGGATGGATCGATGAGCACTCTTATCTTCCTACTAAACCTGGAACTGGAATTGTAGTGGCTGTCAAGAAACTCAAGCGAGAGAGCCTTCAAGGCTACAAAGAATGGCTT GCAGAAGTAAATTATCTGGGCCAGCTTCGCCATGAAAATCTCGTCAGGCTCATTGGTTATTGCTCTGAATCTGATAACAGACTTCTAGTTTATGAGTATATGCCAAAGGGAAGTCTGGAAAATCACTTGTTTAGAA AAGGTGTTACCCCAATTTCTTGGCGTGTTCGAATGGATATCGCAGTTGACGTGGCACGGGGATTGGCATTCTTACACAGTTCCGAACCTAATGTGATATATCGTGATTTGAAGGCTTCCAACATTCTGCTTGACTCA GAATTCAATGCGAAACTATCAGATTTTGGCTTAGCAAGAGAAGGGCCTACGGGAGATAAGACTCATGTTTCTACCCGGGTGATGGGAACTCGAGGCTATGCCGCCCCTGAATATGTAGCAACAG GTCACTTAACTCCGAAGAGCGATGTATACAGCTTTGGTGTTGTTTTACTAGAACTTCTCTCAGGCAAGCGTGCACTAGACCACGAGAAAGTTGGGAGAGTTGAAGAGACCCTTGTAGATTGGGGCAAACCACTCCTAAGCGATGGTAAGCGAATGTTGAGGATTATGGATACAAGGATGGGCGGTCAATATTCGAGAAAAGAAGCTCAAGCTGCAGCTTCGCTTGCACTGAATTGTCTCCATACAGATCCAAAAAACAGGCCATCTATGGCCGAAGTTCTTGACGAATTGGAACGACTACACACTGCAAAGGATATTCTGGGGACCCCAAATGCTCATGCCATCAGACGAACTCCACCTTCTAGATTTCAATCATAA